The following proteins are encoded in a genomic region of Thalassophryne amazonica chromosome 5, fThaAma1.1, whole genome shotgun sequence:
- the LOC117511000 gene encoding UDP-glucuronosyltransferase 2A1-like isoform X3, with the protein MGKAEFWLMRTYWDFEFPRPFLPNFKFVGGIHCQPVKPLPEDMEEFVQSSGDAGIVVFTLGSMIKNVTTDKANMIAAALAQLPQKVLWRYGGDKPETLGANTRIYDWIPQNDLLGHPKARAFVTHGGTNGIYEAIYHGVPMVGIPMFGDQPDNMVHMKAKGTAIIINLNFMKTEDLRDAITAVINDKSYKENIMRLSRIHHDRPIGPLDEAVFWIEFTIRNKGAKHLRVQAHELTWYQYHSLDVLAFILAVVFLLVLLFVKTCRYCLWRCCGKKGKKKRKDE; encoded by the exons ATGGGCAAAGCAGAGTTCTGGTTAATGAGGACGTACTGGGATTTTGAATTCCCACGTCCTTTCCTTCCTAACTTCAAATTTGTTGGTGGAATCCACTGTCAACCTGTGAAACCTTTACCAGAG GATATGGAAGAGTTTGTGCAGAGTTCTGGAGATGCCGGCATTGTGGTGTTCACTCTGGGTTCTATGATAAAAAATGTTACAACAGATAAAGCAAACATGATCGCAGCAGCACTTGCACAGCTCCCACAAAAG GTGCTGTGGAGATATGGCGGAGATAAACCAGAGACTCTTGGAGCCAACACCAGAATATATGACTGGATCCCTCAGAATGACCTGTTGG GTCACCCTAAGGCCAGAGCTTTTGTCACACATGGTGGCACAAATGGAATTTATGAGGCCATCTATCACGGAGTCCCGATGGTGGGTATCCCCATGTTTGGTGACCAGCCTGACAACATGGTCCATATGAAGGCCAAGGGAACTGCAATTATTATAAACCTAAACTTCATGAAGACAGAGGACCTAAGAGATGCCATCACAGCTGTAATCAATGACAAATC GTACAAGGAGAATATCATGCGACTCTCCAGGATTCACCACGACAGACCCATTGGTCCTCTGGATGAGGCTGTATTCTGGATTGAGTTCACCATAAGGAATAAAGGGGCCAAGCACTTAAGAGTCCAGGCTCATGAGCTCACCTGGTACCAGTACCACAGTCTGGATGTTCTGGCCTTTATCCTTGCTGTTGTTTTTCTCCTTGTTCTGCTATTTGTCAAAACCTGCAGGTACTGCTTATGGAGGTGCTGTGGGAAAAAagggaaaaagaagagaaaagatgagtaa